GAGTTCGAAGGGGGACCCGCGGTGCTGCAGGGGCTGGACGTTCCGCCCGCGTTGTTCACCGTGGACCCGGCTCGTCGGGTCGCCGCGATCGAGACCCGCATGGCCGGCACGCTCTCCCTCATGGTGGGGCGCCGCGCGATGGACCTGGCGATTGGCTGGCGCCAGGCCGATCCACGGCGCGCCGCCCCCGCGGTGCCCACGCTCGCCGGACGCTACGTTTTTGATATCTGGGGCGGCCGTTTCGCCGAGATCGAGACAAATCTCAACTGGATGGTGCGTTACGGGCTCACGAACGCCGTTCTGATCATCCACAGCTGGCAGCGGTGGGGCTACGACTATCGCCTGCCGGACATCTGGCCGCCCGATCCGCAAATCGGCACGATCGAGGACCTCCGACGCATCGAAGCGCTCGCTCGGACCTCGAACGTGCTGTGGGGGCTCCACGACAATTACATCGACTTCTACCCGGACGCGGAGGGCTACAGCTACCGACGCATCTACTTTACCGCCGATGGCCGACCGCACCCCGCCTGGTACAACGAGGGTCGCGACGCGCGCTCCTATAAATGGCGGCCGGACGCCATTCTGCCCTTCGTCCAGCGCAACGTGGGCCTGATCCGTGCGCACGTCCGACCCACCTGCAGTTTCGTGGACGTGTTTGCGTCGCAACCGTGCTGCGTCTGGTACGACCACGAAGGGCGCCGACACACTCCGGCTGAAATGCGCGACCACTGGGGCGCGGCGTTCGATCTGATTCGCCGCACGTTCGACGGCGCCCCCACAACCTCCGAGGCGGGCCATGATCACCTGATCGGCTGGCTCGACGGTGCCGACTGCCAGTGGCTGCGCCTGACCGACGAACCCCGCGCAACGTTTTCGATCTTCACCCGCGCCCGTCGTTGGGCGCGTGTGCCGTGGATGGATGCCGCCCACCACGACCGGTTCGTGCTGTATGGCGCGGGATATTCCTCCCGGTTCGCCGCCGGTCGCGGCCGATGGCACGGCATCAACAGCGACGAGTACCTCGCCGCCGAAATCCTTGGCGGTCATCCCCCCATGACGGACGCACCTTCATGGGGAGCCGCCGCGGTCCGCAAATACTGGCTGATGGCAGAGGTGGCGCGCACGCTGGCCATGTGCCAAATCGTCGCGCACGAGTTTGCCGATGACGACATCGCACGCCAGACCGTCCGATGGAGCAACGGCTCGATCGTGTCCGTGAATCTCGGCGACAATGACTGGAGCGTCGGCGGGCACACACTGCCCCCTCGCGGCTGGTATGCGGCGACGCCCACCGTCACCGCCGCGGTGGAGCGGATCGGTGCTCACCTTGTCGAGTGGGCGATCGGGCGCGGCACCGCCTACCTCTCCGCACGCACCTCGTTCCACGAACCCGAATCGCGTCCCCTTCGCGTGCGCCCGAGCGTCTCGAATCTCCGGATGGAAAACGGACGGCTCCACTATGAACTGAGCTGGGACTGCCGTCAGTCGCCGGGACGCAACCTGACGGTCTTCGTTCATCTCGCCCGGGAGAAGTTCGCCGACGAGAGCGGACCCACCGTCGCGCAGGACGATCACGAGCCGCCGCGCCCGACGCAGGAGTGGAGCGGCCAGCTGCAGTACGAACGCACGATGACGCTCCCGCCCGGGCTCCGCGGACGTCACCGCCTCCTGGTGGGCCTGTACAACCGGTGGGGACGCCGCCGGCTCGAAGGCACCGACGACGGCGAACTGCGGATCTGGGTCGCCACGTTGAAGTTCACCCCCTCCCCAACCGGGTCTCCTTCGCTCACCGTCAGTGCGCCGCCCGCCGCGCCGATCGCAGATCCTCCCGGCCTCAATCCGGAGGGAACCGCGGTGGACATCGGATGGGCCGCGACCGACGGTGCGTTCCGCCTCGAACTCGACGGAGCCGGCGGAGGGCGCATCGTCCCGTTGCCCGGCCACCCGCCCTGCGAAATTCGTCTTCGCCCGGCCCGTCTGCCCAATCTGGCCGACCCCAGGGTGGTTGAAGGTGAGCCGGCCTCGGACGCCACCACCGTTCCACCGGTAACATTCCGCTGGCAGGACGGCGAGCTGGTCATCCGTCACAACCCGGTGTTCCGCGCATATCGCTGGGCTCCAGCGCCCGGCCGCTGACCACTGCCGCGCGCGGTTGGCGGGTTGCGGCTGCCCCCTGGCAAGGCTAGCATGAAGCGCCGTGAACGGGACGCCCCCTGCGCGCGCAAAGCAAGAAATTTTATTTGTCTGCACCGGGAACACGTGCCGAAGCCCGATGGCCGAGGCGCTCTTCCGGCTTCGCAGCGGGCCCCGTTCCGACTGGACCGCGGCCTCGGCCGGCCTTGCGGCGGCGCGGGGCCATCCGCCCTCCTCGGCGAGCATTGAGGTGATGCGAGAGCTGGGCGTGGACATTTCCGGACACCGCACGCGCCCGCTGACCGCCGAACTGGTCGAGCGCGCCGCGTGGATCATCACAATGACCGGTGCACAGGCAGCAGAGATCACAGAGCGTTTCCCCGGAGTGACAGGCCGTGTACGAAGGCTTGGCTCGTTCCGGGTTGGCGATGCCGGCGACATCCCTGACCCGCTCGGCGGTCCCGTCGAATCTTACCGCCAGGTGCGCGACGAGATTGACAGGTGCGTGATGGATCTCGTGTTGACGTTGCGCGATGCGGACCCGGCCACGCACCGAGGCGAAAGGACCAGCGCATGAAGCTCGCCATTGCTTCCGACCACGGCGGATTTGCACTGAAACAGCACCTCGTCCGCCGGCTCACCGATCTCGGCCACGAGGTGGAGGACCTCGGCCCACAGACCGCCGAACCAGTGGACTATCCCGACTACGCGGTGAAGGTCGCCCGACGCGTCGCGGAAGGCCGCGCCGATCAGGGAGTCGTGGTCTGCACCACCGGCATCGGCGTTTCCATGGCCGCCAACAAGGTGCCCGGTGTCCGAGCGGCGCTCTGCATGACGCCGCGCATGGCGGAGATGGCGCGCCGCCACAACAACGCCAACGTGCTGGCGCTCGGCGGCGGACTGATTCCCCCCGCCGACGCCGACCGGATTCTGGAGGCGTGGCTCGCCTCCGACTTCGAGGGGGGACGCCACGAGCGCCGGGTTGGCAAGATCCGGTCACTCGAAGCGGCCGCGGGCAGCGAACTGCTCGCGAGGGAGGACCCCGAAGTGGCGGACGCGATCGCGGCGGAAGCCGCGCGCCAGCGAGACAATCTTGAGCTCATCGCTTCGGAGAACTACACCAGCCGCGCGGTGAGGGAGGCGACCGCCTCCGTGCTGACCAACAAGTACGCGGAGGGCTATCCCGGTAAACGATGGTACGGTGGCTGCGAACACGTGGACGTCGTCGAGCGCCTCGCGATCGAGCGCGCAAAAGCGCTCTTTGGCGCCGAGCACGCGAACGTGCAGCCGCACTCCGGCAGCAATGCGAACCTCACCGTCTACCTCGCACTGCTGAAACCGGGCGACACGCTGATGGCGATGAGCCTCGCGGAAGGCGGCCATCTGACGCACGGTCATCCGATGAACATCTCCGGCCGCCTCTATCGGATTGTCCCCTACGGTGTCGCGCGCGACACCGAGCGCATCGACTACGATCAGCTCGAGCGCATCGCGACGGAATCCCGTCCCGCCATGATCATGGCCGGCGCCAGCGCCTATCCGCGCCTTTGGGACTTCGAACGTTTGCGCGCCATCGCTGACAAGGTCGGTGCGCGGCTTGTCTTCGACATGGCCCACATCGCCGGTCTCGTCGCCGGCGGCGCGCATCCGAACCCCGTGCCGTGGTGCGACGTGGTCACCACCACCACCCACAAAACTCTCCGCGGCCCCCGCAGCGGCTTGATCCTTTGCCGCGCTCAGTTTGCCGCCGAGATCGATAAAGCCTGCTTCCCCGGCGTGCAGGGAGGGCCGCTGATGCATGTGATCGCGGCGAAGGCCGTCTGCCTGAAAGAGGCGATGAGCCCGGAGTTCCGCGACTACGCGCGCCGCGTCGTTGAAAATGCGCGCGTGCTGGCCGCCGCACTGGCGGAGGGCGGCGTGCGCCTCGTGTCCGGCGGCACCGACAACCACTTGATGCTCGCCGATGTCGGCGCGATCGGGTGGACCGGCAAAGACGCCGCCGCCGCGCTCGACCGCGCCGGCATCACCGTGAACAAGAATGCGATTCCGTTCGACTCTCGCAGCCCCTTTGTGACCTCCGGCATCCGGATCGGCACACCCGCGGTGACGACTCGAGGCATGGGGCCGGAAGAAATGCGGGCAATCGCCGGCTGGATCTTGGAAGTCCTGCGCACGCCTGGCGATGAATCCGTGATTGCGCGCGTCGGCGCGCAGGTGCGCGAACTCACCAGCCGGTTCCCCGTTCCCTAGCGGCGCAAGGACCATATGGCAGGCTCCTCCGATGGGGGGGCTTGCGGACCGCGGCGCGCCGCCGGCTGTGCGCGAGAACACACGGCAGCTCAACTTCCGGCCCGCGAGACTGTGCCCGAGGGCACCCTCCTCGCTCCGTCCCCGTTCGACTCAAGCGACCCTCAGCAGGGATGGAGATTCGCACGCGCTCGCCGCGAATCAAGTTTGGGCTTCCGCCGAGCAGAGTTTTGTACGGGTGCCCCGCAGTCCCTCGTCACTCCCGGCCGAAGGATCCATCCCGGGAAACAACCCGTGCCCGGAAACGCAAGGTGGGGCAGACCTTCAATTCTTGAACGCCCTGAGCACTCAGAGCTCGGTTCTCCAACGATTTCCAGGTCGCTCCACCTCCGCCGCGCCGCCCCCCCCCCGCGCCCGACCGGAATACGACGGCCCCAAGCTCTGTCCCTAAGGCCTTCCCTCAAGCTCCCCTCAAGCTCTGTCCCTTGGGTGCTTATCAGCTTTGTCTCTCGGGCGCTCTACCCGGCAGTCGAATCAGAGGACAAAAGTAACCGAGCTTCAGCCAATGCCCCCTCGGCACGCTCCCTGAAGGTGTCTGCGGTAAAAGTGAATATTCCGTGGAGACACTCGCGCCATGCACATGGGCGGCGCCGGCTGTGTGGTCAGCGCTGTCGCCCGGCTGGCCACACGGAGAACTGGAGCGTTGGGCGCGCGCGTCCAAGCTTTGGACACTGCCGGGCCAAACCTGTCCAAGAATTGGAAGACACCCGCCGATGGGATTTCCGCGCTGTCCGATGGGCGAAAACCTGGTTCAATGGCAGCGACGAGCTTCACGCGGGAATCCTGTGACCGCCCCGTGAAAGGCTAGCTCTGGCGCCAACTGGCCGGCCGTGGGCGACCGGCAACTACACACACCCACTCGGACAATGCCAGAACCTAACGCACCGGTTGCATCACAGCTGCGGAGGTGCACTTTCAGCAACGGCCAGTTGGTGCCGCACAGCCACCTTGGTATCATGGAAGGCACGATGAAGGCGCAGATCGCTAGATTGCTTGGCTGCATCGGCGTGCTCGTCAGCCTCTCCGGCGCACTGGCGGACGAGCGGCTCAATTTCGTGGTCATCTTTATGGACGACATGGGCTATGCCGATCCGGGTTGTTTCGGCGGCGCCGCCGGCCTGACGCCGAACATTGACCGGTTGGCGACGGAGGGCATGCGGTTTACGAACTTTCTCGTGTCGCAGGCGGTGTGCAGCGCGTCGCGAGCGGCCCTCCTCACCGGTTGTCACGCAGTCCGCGTGGGGGTGCTGGGTGCGCTGCCCCCCAACGCTCCGAAGGGGCTGGCGCCGGAAGAAGAGACGATTGCCGATGTTCTGAAGAAGCTTGGTTATGTGTCGGCGATGATCGGCAAGTGGCATCTCGGCGATCGGCCGCCCTGGCTGCCCCTGCAGCAGGGGTTCGACGAGTTCTTCGGCCTGCCCTACTCCAACGACATGTGGCCGGTGGACTTCGATGGCACCCCGATTCCGCCCGAGGGCCAGCCGTGGCCACCGAAGGATGGCCGTCCTCACCGCCCGCGCTATCCACCCCTGTACCTCATGGAGGGCAACGAGCAAGTCCGGGAGATCCGCACGCTCAGCGATCAGAACGAGCTGACGCGGCTTTACACCGAACGCGCGGTCCGATTCATCGAGCAAAACCGTCAGCGACCCTTCTTTCTGTATCTCGCCCACTCAATGGTGCACGTGCCCTTGGCGGTGTCCGACCGCTTCCGCGGGCGTAGCGGCCGGGGGCTGTACGGCGACGTGCTGATGGAGGTGGACTGGTCGGTCGGCGAGATCGTCGCGGCGCTGCGCCGCAACGCGCTGGAGCGGCGCACACTGCTAGTGTTGACCTCCGACAACGGCCCGTGGCTGAACTATGGTGACCACGCAGGTCAGGCCCGGCCGCTGCGGGAGGGCAAGGGCACCTCGTGGGAGGGGGGCGCGCGGGTCCCCTGCATCGCGTGGTGGCCGGGCCGCGTGCCGGCCGGCACGGTGTGCGACCGCCTGGCCGCCACGATCGACCTGCTACCGACCTTCGCAACCCTCGCCGGCGCGCCCCTGCCAAACCGCAAACTCGACGGGGTGGATATTTCGCCGCTGCTGTTCGGACAGCCCGATGCCGAGCCCCGCACGGAATACTGGTACTACTACGGGCGCACACTCACCGCGGTCCGGTGGCGCAACTGGAAGCTCATGCTCCCGCACGAGTCCCGAACCTATGAAGGGTTCGAACCCGGCCGCGGCGGCTTGCCCGGCCCCACCGGCATGCGGCAGGTGCCACAGGCGCTGTACGATCTGGACCGCGACGTCGGCGAGACGACGGACGTCCAGGATCGTCATCCCGAAATTGTTGAGCGCCTGCGAAGCATCGCCGCGGCCGCTCGCGCGGAGCTCGGTGACGAACCCTCGCGCCCCGCCGGCGGCCGCGCGTCTCGCTCGCAAGCCGAGGCGCCGCCCTCCCCCCCCAACCGGAGATGATTCCATGACCCTCCTTCTCGAAGACCTCGCCCAGCGGCGTGATCGCCTGGCGGCCCGCATGGACGACATGCGGGACTATCTTTGACCTGGAACATCGCCAGCGGCAGTTGACCGAGCTGGAAACGGCCGCCGCCGCGCCGGACTTCTGGAACGACACCGCGCGCGCCCGGGAGACCCTGGCTCGCGCAAACCGGTTGCGCTCGGTGCTGAACGCGTGGCGCGAAGCCCGCCAGGCGGTCGACGACGCCGCCATCTACGTCGAAATGGCATCCACGGAAACCGCCGAAACCGCGCGGCAGGCCGCGATCGCGGAGGGCAACGCGTTGCTCGATCGGGCCGAGACCATCTTGAACGATCTTGAAATCCGTTCGCTGCTGAGTGGCCGGTTCGACGAGCGCAACTGTTATCTCGAGCTCCACGCGGGCGCAGGCGGCACCGAGTCGTGCGACTGGGCCGCGATGCTGCTGCGGATGTTCAGCCGCTACGCGGAACGCAACGGATTCGCAGTCGAGGTGCTCGACGTCCAGCCGGGGGATGAGGCCGGCATCAAAAGCGCCAGCCTCTTCGTCTCCGGCCCCTACGCCTACGGCTATTTCAAATCCGAACGCGGCGTGCATCGTCTTGTCCGCATCAGCCCCTTCGATGCGAACCGGCGCCGGCATACGTCGTTCGCGGCGCTGGACGTCGTCGCGGAGCTGGACGACGACGTGGAAATTGAAATTCAGGACAAAGATCTGCGCATCGACACCTACCGCTCGGGTGGCGCCGGCGGCCAGCATGTGAACAAGACCGATTCCGCAGTGCGGATTGTGCACCTGCCCACCGGGATTGTCGTCGCCTGCCAGGCGGAACGCTCCCAGCACGCAAATCGCGAACGGGCGATGCGCATGCTGAAGGCGCGCCTCTACGAGATGGAAATGGACCGCAAGCGGCGGGAAATGGAGCAGTTTTACGGCGAAAAAGGCGAGATCGCCTGGGGCCGTCAGATCCGCTCGTACGTGCTGCAGCCCTACCAGATGGTGAAAGACCACCGTACCGACGTCGAGGTCGGACGGGTGGACGCGGTGCTCGACGGCGACCTGCGCCCGTTTGTGGACGCGTATCTGCGGAAGTTTCGTCCGCGGGATGGAGACGGCATGTGAGCGTGCTGGAGCGGATCCTCGCGGACAAACGGGCGGAGATCGCGCGACGACGGCGCGGTGGCTCCCCCCCTCCTCCCACGCAGCCTCCGCCGCCTTTCGCCGCCGCGCTGCGCTCGGTGCCGATCGGCCTGATTGCGGAGGTCAAGCGGCGCTCGCCCTCGGCCGGCGTGATCCGCGAGCCCTGGGACCCCGCCGCAATCGCGCTCGCCTACGCCGCGGCGGGCGCGCAGGCGATCTCGGTGCTTGTGGACGAGCCGTACTTCGGCGGTGGCGAAGCGGACTTCCGGGCGGTGCGGTCGAACGTGCCACTGCCGCTCTTGTACAAGGAATTTGTGCTGGACGAGTGGCAGGTCGCGCACGCGGCGTCGCTGGGCGCCTCCGCGGTGTTGCTGATCGTCGCGGCACTGGACGACGTCGCGCTGAAAGATCTGTCGGCCGCGTCCGCCGCCTACGGCCTCGAAACCCTCGTGGAGGTGCACAACGAGCGGGAACTGGAGCGGGCGCTCGCGGCCGGCGCCACCCTGATCGGCATCAACAATCGGGACCTACGAACCTTTCGGACGGACCTCACCGTGAGTCTGCGGCTGGCGCCGGCAGTGCCGCGGGGAACGACGCTTGTCAGCGAAAGTGGCATCCGCGATGCGGAGGACGTCCGGCGTTTGCAGAGTGCCGGTGTGCATGCGATTCTCGTCGGCGAAAGCCTGCTGCGACAGTCCGATGTCGCCGCTGCGGTACGGCGCCTGATGGCGCCGGCGCGCGGCGGGGAGGTGCCAGGCGATGGATCAACCTACGGCCCGAAAATGGATTGAGCGCGGTCTCGTGATGCCGTTGCCAGAGACGGTCGAGATCGCCCCAGAGGTCCGCCCCGAGCGAATTGCGCCGGGTGTCGTGATCCACCCCGGCTGCCGCATTCGCGGCGCCGAGACCTCCATCGGCCCGGGCTGTGTGTTGGGCGAGGAAGCCCCCTTGACGCTGGACAACTGCCAGTTGGGACATCGCGTTCGGCTGGCCGGCGGCGCCTGTTCCGGCGCGACGTTCCTGGATGGGGCCGCACTCGGCAGCGCCGCGCACGTTCGGCCCGGCACATTGCTGGAGGAAGAGGCCTCCTGCGCGCACGCGGCGGGTCTCAAGCAGACCATCCTGCTGCCTTTTGTGACGACGGGTAGCCTCGTGAACCTGTGCGACCTGCTGATCGCGGGCGGCACGTCGCGACGTCACCACACCGAGGTCGGTTCGTCCTATGTTCACTTCAATTTCACCCCCCACGGCGACAAGGCCACCGCCTCCCTGGTCGGCGACGTGCCACGAGGGGTGTGGCTCGACCAGCCGCCAATCTTCCTGGGCGGCCAGGGAGGGCTCGTCGGGCCGTCGCGGGTCGCGTTCGGCGTCGTGATCCCGGCCGGCATCATCTGGCGCGGCGACGCACTGGAGCCGGAAACGGTCGCGGTGCCGCCCCCTTCGGCCTCGCCCATGGCCCGGCCGTTCGTCGCCGGTGCGTACCGATCGGTGCGGCGGATCGTGCACGCAAACCTGACGTTCGTGGGAAATCTGCTGGCGCTCACCGCGTGGTACCGCCACATCCGCGCGCGATGGATGCAGTCCGACCCTTGGCGCGCCGAGTGCCATGCGGGGGCGTTGAGGCGCCTCGCCGAGGGAGTGGAGGAGCGGCTGCGGCGCCTTGACGAGCTGGCCGACCGCATGGAGCGATCGGTCCAGCTGGCCCGCAGCGACCGCCGATGCGCAATTCCGGCGGACTTGATCGCGGAGCAAGAGCGGTTCCGCCGGCAGTGGCCGGCGATCCGCGAAGCGATCCGGTCCTGTGGTGACTTTGAACCGCCACCGGAACTGGTTGCCGCCGTCGCCGGCGCGACCGCCCGCGAGGCGACAGACTGGCCCGCGGTAGTTCGCGCCGTGCCGGACGAGGTTCGTCATGCCGGCCGGGAGTGGCTAGAGCGCTTCGTGGAACGCTGCCGCTCATTGTGGCCGGCCCGCACGGGCTGACCGCGATGTCGCGTCGCCTGCCGACCGTATTCTTCGCCGGGGCAGCGATCCGCGCCGCGGCGATGTCCGACAGTGTGGTGGATTGGGGACCGTTGTACTACCGCGTGCAGTTGTCCGGCAGCGGCACCATCGAACGGGCGGTCGGGCCATTGTGGGAACGGCGAATCTCCGCGGACGGTCGGCTTTGGGCTCTTCGGCCGTTCATCGCTCGCGCAGCCAGCGCGACAAACCGTGTCGAAGGGGATCTGCTTTGGCCGCTGGGCGAATTCTCTGCGCTGCCCCCCGAGCGAGGGTGGCGGGTGCTCACCGCGTGGTACCACTGCTTCGATACGACCGCGGCTCGTCCGCGCTGGCGCCTCTGGATTTTGCCCGTCTATATCCAGGGCCGCAGCGCGGCCGGCAGGGACTATCTCGGCGTGGTCCCGCTCGGCGGACGCATCGAGGAATTCTTCGGCCTGGACGAATGCACCTTCGTGCTGTGGCCGGTGTGGTCACGACAACGCGATGGCCATCTGCTGACCACCGCGTGGCTCTACCCGATCTGGAGCCGGACGCAGGGCCCGACGGAGGAACGGTTGCGGGTTTTCCCGTTCTACGGCCGCGCCCGGCGGCACGGCCAATACGAAAAGCAGTTCATCCTGTGGCCGATCTGGACCTGGGCCCGCTACCACTATCCCACTTCGCACGGCACCGGTTGGATCCTGTTTCCGTTCTACGGCCGTCTGGACCTCAGCGACCAGACTTCCCGCCTGATCCTGCCCCCCTTCATTCGGATCACGCACGGCCAGGAGGTCCGGGGCATGGATGCACCCTGGCCGTTCGTGCGGTACCAAACGGGGCGCCGCAATCGTCTGCACATCTGGCCGTTTTACGGGCGCACGACGGACCCGGCGATCGACCGGGCCTACTTTGTGTGGCCGCTGGTGTGGCGGCTGCGCGTCACCCGGCACGACGAGATCCATCGCTCTTGGCACATCGTGCCCTTCGCGCACTGGCGCAGCTCCACGCCGCCGCAGGCGTCGCCGTCGCGGCGAGAGGGGCGCATCTGGCCACTGCTCTCCTGGTCGTGCGAGGGCGAGGCGTGGCACTGGCGGGCACCCGAGCTGTGGCCCACCTGGCCGCTGGCGCCGGTGGAACGGTCGTGGTCGCCGCTCTGGACGCTGATCCGCTACAGTCGCAGCGCCGGCGAAACGGAGTGGGAACTGCTCTGGGGCCTCGTGCGCCACCGCCGCGACGCGCAGCTCCGCCACACATCCGTGTTTCCCCTATGGGAGGCCAGCACCGCGACGTCGGCCCACCGCACATCGTGGTCGGTCCTGAAGGGACTGGTGGGCGTCCGTTGCGACGGGGCGAACGTCCACCTGCGACTGCTCTACGCACTTGACGTTCCGATCGGAGGATCCCGGCCATCGTCCTGCACGAACCCGACCACTTCGAGCCGCCGCTGAACCTGTTCGCGGCGGTGGGGCGTCGGTTGCTACTGAGCTGCCGCAACGCCGGCCGCGGGCTGATCGTGCTCGGCGGGGCGCTGCTGGAGCTGCGTCACATGCTTTCGCGACGCAACCGTCGCGAAGTGCTCACGCAGCTGTTCATCACCGGCATCAAAAGCCTTGGGGTGCTGACCGTGGTGGCGATGTTCACCGGCATGATCCTCGCGCTGCAAACCGGCCTGGAACTGCGGCGCTACGGGCAGGAGGTGAACATCGGCACCGCGGTGACGGTGGTGATGGTCCGTGAAATGGGCCCCTTCATGACGGGGCTGGTGATCGCGGCGAGCGTGGGCTCCGCCATCGCCGCACAGCTGGCGACGATGACCGTATCCGAAGAGGTCGCGGCGCTCGAGGTGATGTCGATCAGCCCTGTCCGCTTCCTGGTGATGCCGCGGCTCGCCGCGCTCCTCATCATGATGCCGGTGCTCACCGTCTACACCAACGTGCTGGGCGTGATCGGCGGCGCGATCGTGGGCCGCACCCAGCTGGGCGTCTCGCTGCCGGCCTACTTCGATAACGCGATCCAATACGTGCGCAACAAGGACCTCTACGTCGGGCTGCTGAAAGCCACCGTGTTCGGCGTGGTGATCGCAACGGTCGCCTGCCAGCAGGGCTTCCAGGCGACGGAGGGCGCGGTCGGCGTGGGCCACGCGACCCGCCGGACCGTGATCATTTCCTTCCTGACCATCCTGATGCTCGGCTACATGATCACCAGGTTGTTCTACCAGTGAGTGCGACGCCGGCGATCCGATTTGAGCGGGTGGTGAAGCGGCTGGGCGGCCGCCTTGTGCTCGACGAGGTCTCGTTCGAGGTCCAGCGGGGCGAAGTGTTTGTGATCGTCGGCGCGTCGGGCTCGGGCAAAAGCGTCACGCTCAAACACATGGTGCGGCTGCTCACGCCGGACGAGGGCCGCGTCTGGGTCGGCGAGGACTGCATCAGCGAGGCGCGCGGCCGCCGGCTC
Above is a genomic segment from Kiritimatiellia bacterium containing:
- the rpiB gene encoding ribose 5-phosphate isomerase B — encoded protein: MKLAIASDHGGFALKQHLVRRLTDLGHEVEDLGPQTAEPVDYPDYAVKVARRVAEGRADQGVVVCTTGIGVSMAANKVPGVRAALCMTPRMAEMARRHNNANVLALGGGLIPPADADRILEAWLASDFEGGRHERRVGKIRSLEAAAGSELLAREDPEVADAIAAEAARQRDNLELIASENYTSRAVREATASVLTNKYAEGYPGKRWYGGCEHVDVVERLAIERAKALFGAEHANVQPHSGSNANLTVYLALLKPGDTLMAMSLAEGGHLTHGHPMNISGRLYRIVPYGVARDTERIDYDQLERIATESRPAMIMAGASAYPRLWDFERLRAIADKVGARLVFDMAHIAGLVAGGAHPNPVPWCDVVTTTTHKTLRGPRSGLILCRAQFAAEIDKACFPGVQGGPLMHVIAAKAVCLKEAMSPEFRDYARRVVENARVLAAALAEGGVRLVSGGTDNHLMLADVGAIGWTGKDAAAALDRAGITVNKNAIPFDSRSPFVTSGIRIGTPAVTTRGMGPEEMRAIAGWILEVLRTPGDESVIARVGAQVRELTSRFPVP
- the trpC gene encoding indole-3-glycerol phosphate synthase TrpC, yielding MSVLERILADKRAEIARRRRGGSPPPPTQPPPPFAAALRSVPIGLIAEVKRRSPSAGVIREPWDPAAIALAYAAAGAQAISVLVDEPYFGGGEADFRAVRSNVPLPLLYKEFVLDEWQVAHAASLGASAVLLIVAALDDVALKDLSAASAAYGLETLVEVHNERELERALAAGATLIGINNRDLRTFRTDLTVSLRLAPAVPRGTTLVSESGIRDAEDVRRLQSAGVHAILVGESLLRQSDVAAAVRRLMAPARGGEVPGDGSTYGPKMD
- the prfB gene encoding peptide chain release factor 2 (programmed frameshift); this encodes MTLLLEDLAQRRDRLAARMDDMRDYFDLEHRQRQLTELETAAAAPDFWNDTARARETLARANRLRSVLNAWREARQAVDDAAIYVEMASTETAETARQAAIAEGNALLDRAETILNDLEIRSLLSGRFDERNCYLELHAGAGGTESCDWAAMLLRMFSRYAERNGFAVEVLDVQPGDEAGIKSASLFVSGPYAYGYFKSERGVHRLVRISPFDANRRRHTSFAALDVVAELDDDVEIEIQDKDLRIDTYRSGGAGGQHVNKTDSAVRIVHLPTGIVVACQAERSQHANRERAMRMLKARLYEMEMDRKRREMEQFYGEKGEIAWGRQIRSYVLQPYQMVKDHRTDVEVGRVDAVLDGDLRPFVDAYLRKFRPRDGDGM
- a CDS encoding sulfatase, giving the protein MKAQIARLLGCIGVLVSLSGALADERLNFVVIFMDDMGYADPGCFGGAAGLTPNIDRLATEGMRFTNFLVSQAVCSASRAALLTGCHAVRVGVLGALPPNAPKGLAPEEETIADVLKKLGYVSAMIGKWHLGDRPPWLPLQQGFDEFFGLPYSNDMWPVDFDGTPIPPEGQPWPPKDGRPHRPRYPPLYLMEGNEQVREIRTLSDQNELTRLYTERAVRFIEQNRQRPFFLYLAHSMVHVPLAVSDRFRGRSGRGLYGDVLMEVDWSVGEIVAALRRNALERRTLLVLTSDNGPWLNYGDHAGQARPLREGKGTSWEGGARVPCIAWWPGRVPAGTVCDRLAATIDLLPTFATLAGAPLPNRKLDGVDISPLLFGQPDAEPRTEYWYYYGRTLTAVRWRNWKLMLPHESRTYEGFEPGRGGLPGPTGMRQVPQALYDLDRDVGETTDVQDRHPEIVERLRSIAAAARAELGDEPSRPAGGRASRSQAEAPPSPPNRR
- a CDS encoding UDP-N-acetylglucosamine pyrophosphorylase; this translates as MDQPTARKWIERGLVMPLPETVEIAPEVRPERIAPGVVIHPGCRIRGAETSIGPGCVLGEEAPLTLDNCQLGHRVRLAGGACSGATFLDGAALGSAAHVRPGTLLEEEASCAHAAGLKQTILLPFVTTGSLVNLCDLLIAGGTSRRHHTEVGSSYVHFNFTPHGDKATASLVGDVPRGVWLDQPPIFLGGQGGLVGPSRVAFGVVIPAGIIWRGDALEPETVAVPPPSASPMARPFVAGAYRSVRRIVHANLTFVGNLLALTAWYRHIRARWMQSDPWRAECHAGALRRLAEGVEERLRRLDELADRMERSVQLARSDRRCAIPADLIAEQERFRRQWPAIREAIRSCGDFEPPPELVAAVAGATAREATDWPAVVRAVPDEVRHAGREWLERFVERCRSLWPARTG
- a CDS encoding ABC transporter permease, yielding MGRRLLLSCRNAGRGLIVLGGALLELRHMLSRRNRREVLTQLFITGIKSLGVLTVVAMFTGMILALQTGLELRRYGQEVNIGTAVTVVMVREMGPFMTGLVIAASVGSAIAAQLATMTVSEEVAALEVMSISPVRFLVMPRLAALLIMMPVLTVYTNVLGVIGGAIVGRTQLGVSLPAYFDNAIQYVRNKDLYVGLLKATVFGVVIATVACQQGFQATEGAVGVGHATRRTVIISFLTILMLGYMITRLFYQ